GGCAGCTCGATGTTGTCGGACTTGCTGCGGCCGACCACCCGCTCCTGCTCCTCGACCGGCAGCGCCTTCCAGGCCGTCAGGTCGTGCCGGTACTTCTGCACGACCAGGTAGCTGCCTCCGGCGAAGGCCGGGTCCTCGGCGCCGACGAGGACGGAGCCGAGGGCGTCCCGACCGGTCGGGTTCTCCGTGCCCTGCACGAAGCCGAGCAGGTCACGGGTGTCGAAGTAGCGGAAGCCGTGGGTCTCGTCCACCACGGTGACGGCGCCGGACAGCCGGGTCAGGATCTGCGAGGCCAGCTCGAAGCAGGCGTCGGTCCGGGGTGCGCGCAGGTGCAGCACCAGGTCGCCGGGGGTGGCCGGGGCGTGGTGCCGCTCCCCCCTGAGCTCCCGGAACGGGTGCAGCTCGGCCGGGCGCGGCCCGTCGAAGAGCCGGTCCCAGACCTCCGAGCCGAGGCCCGCGACGCAGGCCAGACCGCCCTCCGGGAGCCGGGAGCCGACGGAGCGCTCCAGGCCGGAGAGATCGGCGAGCAGCGAGCGCACCGCCGCCTCGCCGCCCCGGTCGACGGTCAGCACCAGGACGATCGCCGCGCTGGTCAGCGGTGTGACCACCGGCTGTGCGAGGACGCTCGGGGCCGGCTGCGAGCTCCTGGGCTGCGGGCTCCTGGGCTGGGACTCGGTCATGTCACCTCAGCTGATCGGCGGGGGAGTCCCGCGTCCGGTGGGGCTGCGCCTGGCCTCCACCCTGCAGTGCCCGGGCCCGGTGCGCCACTCGGTCCGGGCCCGGTTCCGCACCCGGTGCGGGCGCGGAGCGTCGGCGACAGGCGACACTGGACCAATGACCCTGCCCCAGACGCACGTATGCAACAGTTGTTCGGACGACCCGGTGAGCGGCGCGACGGTGCACGAGGACCTGGTGCTCGGTGCGCCGCTGTCGATGGAGGACCTCGACGAGGCACAGCGGCTGGCACGCTTCGCGGGAAAGTACGCCCACGACGGCTGTCGGGTGACCGAGGTCCGCCGGGCGCCCGCCGAGGGCGTCCGCGGCTACGCCTGGCTGGTCCGCTTCACCGAGGAGGCCGCCCTCGGGTGACCGGCCTGCCCGGCCGGGCGCCCGTTCGGGTGAGGTCGGGTCAGCATCACTCTAATGGGTGGTAATTGGGCGCACTCCCGCCACTCGCCCCCCGGGGCCCACGCCCCGAACACTACGGTCTCCCTGAGTCGGACTCGGCTTGGCTCAGGGAGGACATCAGTGGCTAACGCCTGGGATTCTGTCGGCTCTGCGGACTACGGGAACGGGCGGGCCGCCACGGGCGGCAGCCCCGGATCGGCCCTGCGGCCACCGATTCTGGCCTCCTGGGAGCGGTGCCGGCAGCAGGGACTCGACGGACGCCTGGCCGAACTCCCCTACCTGCCCGACCTCGACTCCGAGGAGCAGCTGCTGCTCGCCTCCGGTCCGGTCGTCGAGCGGCTGCACAGCGCGCTGGCCGGGACCAGGCAGAACGTGCTGCTCACCGACGGCAGCGCCCGCGTCCTGATGCGCCGTACCGCCGAGGCCTCGCACAGCCGGGGGCTGGACGCGGTCCAGCTGGCCCCGGGCTTCAGCTATGCCGAGGGCGTGGCCGGCACCAACGCCATCGGCACGGTGCTGATGGAGAAACGACCCTGCAATGTCCTCGGCAGCGAGCACTTCGTCGACCGGCTCAAGTCCTTCACCTGCTCGGCGGCGCCGATCCGGGACCGGATCACCGGGGCGATCCGGGGCGTAGTCGACCTCACCTGCCTGCACCGGGACTCCAATCCGATGATGTCGGCCCTGGTCAGGGAGGCCGCCGCGGCCATCGAGCAGCGGCTCTTCGACCAGTACGGCCGCCGGGAGCAGGAGCTGCTGGAGAGCTTCCTGCTGGCCGGCGGCGTCGGCCGGGGCCAGGCCCGGCTGGGCCGGGGCGACCTGGAACGGCTCCGCGACCGGGCGGCCGAGCTCGTGGCCAGGGCGAGAGCGGACGTGGTCGAGGTCCCGCTCTCGCACGGGCGCAGAGCCGTGCTGGTCTGCCGACCGGTCGACGGACCCGAGGGCCGGACCGTCCTCGCGGTCGAGGCCAACCTCGGGGACGGCGGGACCGGCCGGCTCCGGTTCGGCGGCGCCCTGCACCCGGACGCGGTGGGGGACTCGATGCGGGAGAAGCTGCGGGAACCGGTCCGGGAGCCGGTGCCGGAGTCGCGGCGGCAGGCCGGCCGGCTGCTGATGTTCGGCGACCCCGCCGTCAGCAGGCACGCCGTCGCCGCCCGGCAGCGCCTGGCCCTGCTCTGCGACGCCGGCCTGAACATCGGCACCACCCTGGACATGTGGGTCACCGCCGAGGAGTTCACCGCGGCCGTGGTCCCCCGCTTCACCCAGTACGCCACCGTCGACCTCGCCGCCTGGGTGCTGGACGGCGACGAGACCGCCCCTGCCGCCGCGCTCAAGCTCCGGCGCGGTGCGGAACGGACGCTGCACGACGCCGAGGGCGATCCGCCGCACCCGACCGGCCAGACCGTCCACTACCCGCCGGAGAGCCCGCAGTTGCGCTGCCTCCGACACGAGCGGCCGGTGCTCGACGGCGAACTGACGGACAGTCGGACCGACGGGCCCGGCCGCCCCGGCCAGGGGATGCGCTCGGCCCTGGCGCTGCCGATCCTGGCCCGGGGTGCCGTGCTCGGGGTGGTGACCCTCTACCGCTGCCGGGAGGCCGGCCCCTTCCACGAGGACGACCTGGCCCTCGCCGAGGAACTGGTCGCCCGCGCCGCCCTCTGCCTGGACAACGCGCGCCGCTACGCCCGTGAGCACACCCTGGCGCTGACGCTCCAGCGCAGCCTGCTGCCCCGGGCCCTGCCGGAGCAGAACGCGGTCGAGGTCGCCCACCGCTACCTGCCCGCGCAGGAGTCCGTCGGCGGCGACTGGTACGACGTCATCCCGCTGTCCGGCGGCCGGGTCGCCCTGGTCGTCGGCGACGTCGTCGGCCACGGCATCCACGCCGCCGCGACCATGGGCCGGCTGCGGACGGCGGTCCGCAACTTCTCCGCGCTCGACCTGCCGGCCGACGAGCTGCTCGGCCACCTCGACGCCCTGGTCGACTCCATGGACCAGGAGGAGACCGACGACCACGGGCACACCGGCATCATCGGCGCGACCTGCCTCTACGTCATCTACAACCCGGTCACCGAGTACTGCACCATGGCCAGTGCGGGCCATCTGCCGCCGGCCGTGATCACCGGTGACGGCCTGGTCGCCTTCCCCGACGTCCACGCGGGACCGCCGCTCGGCCTGGGCGGCTCCACCTTCGACGCGGTCGAGTTCGCCCTGCCCGCCGACAGCCGGATCGTCCTCTACACCGACGGGCTGATCGAGGACCGCCGCCAGGACATCGAGGCCGGCCTCGCCCGGCTCGCGGTCTCCCTCGCCGGGCCCCGGCGCTCGCCCGAGAAGCTGTGCGAGGCGGTGATCAGGGAGCTGCTGCCGGAGCCCTCCGGCGACGACGTCGCGGTGCTGGTGGCCCGGGCCCGGGCCACCGACCGGCGTTCGCTGGCCCGCTGGGTCGTCCCGATCGAGCCCTCTGCGGTCGCCGCCGTGCGCGCCGCCGCCACCCGGCAGCTGCTCGCCTGGGGGCTCGACGACGCGGTCTTCACCACCGAACTGCTCGTCAGCGAGCTGGTCACCAACGCCATCCGGCACGCGACCGGCCCGGTCGAACTCCGGCTGCTCCGTGACCGCACGCTGATCTGCGAGGTCGCCGACGGCAGCAGCGTCTCACCCAGGCTGCGCCGGGCCCGGATGACGGACGAGGGCGGACGCGGGCTGTTCCTGGTCGCCCAGCTCGCCCAGCGCTGGGGCACCCGCTACACCAGCACCGGCAAGGTCATCTGGGCCGAGCAGCCGCTCCCGGGCCCCGGCCCCCGCCCCTCGGCCTGAGCCCGACGGGGTCACTGGGCGTCGGCGCGCTTCTCCAGGCGGGTGCCCCGGCGAAGGGGGAGCCGGCCGCCGGCCGCGCGCCCGGCCCCGAGTTGATCCGGTGGCTGCAGCAGGTGCGCCGAGCGGGCCGCGCACGAGAGCTCGTGCGCGGCCCGCTCCGGGTGGTCCGTCAGTCCCCGAGGTCGCTCAGGAACTTGTCGGTGTATTCCAGCGGTGTCGTGCTGGAGAGCGAGTTGCAGGTGGGGGAGGCATAGGTGTCGGAGCAGGGCGTGTCCCGGTCCAGCGACCAGTAGTGCAGCCCGGCCAGGCCGTTGCTGACCGCGTACGAGGTCAGCGTGTCCACGTCCGCGGTGGTGAAGGTCTCAGTCGTGGCGTCGTTCATGCCGATCATCGGCGTGACGGCGATCTTGCTCGCCGGAACTCCGTAGGTGTGTTCGAGGTTCTTGACCGCCTGGATCGCCGACTGGGCCATCTCGCAGCTGCCGGAGGAGACGACGCACACGCTGCTGGAGGCGTTGCCGTAGTCCATGGTCATCAGATTGATGACGTAGCTCTTCAGGCTGGAGCCGAGCACCGCCTGGACGACCTCGTTGCCGAGCGAGTTCACTCCGCCGTAGCTGCCGTCGGACGCACCCAGCGTGGCGAGCGTGAAGGAGAACTGCAGCTTCGGGTACTGCGCCTGTGCTCCGGCCGCGGCGGCGACCAGGTTCTGGATGTCCGACTCGCTCTGACCGCCCTCGATGTCGAAGTCGATGCCGACCAGGTTCGGGCTGGCGTAGCGGGCGATGAAGGAGTCCATGCCGGCCGCCGAGGCGCAGGTGAAGGTTCCCGCCGCACCGCCGGTCGACACGACGTAGTTCAGGTTGGCGGCATGGAGTTGGGGCACGTTCTCAGCGGCCCAGTCGGCACCCGAGACGCCTCCCCAGGTCTCGCTGCCGCAGGAGCCGGTGGCGAACGCCAGCGTGAGCGCGGGCAGCTTCGGGACGTACTGCGAGACCAGGCTCCCGGAACCCACTACCGGCAGGTCGGACCCGGTCACGGCCGACTGCATCTGGTAGGTGTTCCAGTTCATGTTGATGGTGACGTCCTTGTACGGGCTGAAGAGCAGGCCGTTCACCGAACCCGTTCCGGTGCCGGTCCCTCCGCCTCCCCCTCCGCCACCGCCCGAGGATCCGCCGGTGCACGCGCCGTCGGAGGTCCACGGTTGTCCGGAACCGCTTCCGCCGTTGTTGGTCGCCGGGTCGTTGCCCTCGGTCCAGTAGTTGGCGGTGTACTCGGTCCCGTTCTCGCTGGCCTGCTGGCCGGCGGTGTAGACGGTGGTGGGACTCCATGCCGCGGCGCAGGTGGTGGCCGCCTGTGCGGAGGGCGCCGAGGCCAGCGCGAGGACCGATCCGCCGACTGCCAGCCCGAATGTCGAGCCGACTGTGAGTGCTGTGTGAAGAATCCGTCTTCCGACCCGCATGAACCCTCCAAAGGGGAGAGGAGCTGTGGCGATTGCGCGCCTCACCGAGCCGGTGGACCGGCAGGGTGACCACTTTGTACGTGCGGTGCACGGATTGGTCAAGACCATTCGCATGGATTGGTACAGACCTATTGGCGGAGCCCGTGACCGGGAGGCCGAGTTCGGCGGGATCGAGCGAGCGGCTTTGCCGCCATTGGCGCTTCATGGAGTTCGCCGGCGACTGCCGGGGCGAACTGCGCTCCGAGTGCGGCGGAGAAGGAACTCGTCCGGGTCGACCGGTGGACGGAATCCCGGCCGGAACTCGAATGACCTCCGCCCTCCGGGGCGGATCGGCTCAACGGACCGCGGATCCCTTTTGAAACTGACTTGGGCCCCCGATCAGGATCGGGGGCCCAACTCGTGAATACTTGCAGGCCGCTCTCGTGAGCGACCCCGCTGTGCGCGAGGGGGGACTTGAACCCCCACGCCCCGAAGGGCACTAGCACCTCAAGCTAGCGCGTCTGCCATTCCGCCACCCGCGCATCGGGTGTGTCCGCCCGGCGTTCCCGTCGTGCTGACATGGATAACCATAGCAAAGATCAGCCAGGGTTCCGAACCTGTTATCGGGGGCGGGACCTGCGCATACGTCCGGCGGGCGCGGCCCGTGGAGCAGTCGTGGGGGAGGATGGAGGGAGCGCGCCCGGGGGGATGCCTGGGGGCGGACCAGGGAGAGAGGCTGACCAGCGTGACTGAGTCGAGTGCGGTACCTGCGGCGAGCCCGAGCTTCGGCGAGAGCGAGGTCGTCGACCTCTGCCGGGATCTGATCCGGATGGACACCAGCAACTACGGCGACGGCTCGGGGCCCGGTGAGCGGGTGGCGGCCGAGTACGTGGCCGAGAAGCTCGCCGAGTTCGGCCTGGAACCGGAGATCTTCGAGTCGGAGCGGGGCCGGGCCACCACCATCGCCCGGATCGCTGGCGAGGACCGCTCCCGGCCGGCCCTGCTGATCCACGGGCACACCGACGTCGTCCCGGCCAACGCCGACGACTGGACCCACCACCCGTTCGCGGGCGAGGTCGCCGACGGCTGCGTCTGGGGTCGCGGCGCGGTCGACATGAAGGACATGGACGCGATGACCCTCGCGGTCGTCCGCGACCGGATGCGCAGCGGGCGGAAGCCCCCGCGCGACATCGTGCTGGCCTTCCTCGCGGACGAGGAGGCGGGCGGGGTCTTCGGTGCGCACCACATGGTCAAGAAGCACCGCGAGCTGTTCGACGGGGTGACCGAGGCCATCGGCGAGGTCGGCGGCTTCTCCTTCACGGTGAACGAGAACCTTCGGCTCTACCTGGTGGAGACCGCCGAGAAGGGCATGGAGTGGATGCGCCTGACCGTGGACGGCACGGCCGGGCACGGCTCCATGACCAACAAGGACAACGCCATCACCGAGCTGTGCGAGGCGGTCGCCCGGCTCGGGCGGCACCGGTTCCCGGTCCGGATCACCAAGAGCGTCCGGCACTTCCTGGACGAGCTCTCCGACGCCCTCGGCGTCGAGCTCGACCCGGAGGACATGGACACCACCCTGGAGCGGCTCGGCGGGATCGCCAAGCTGATCGGGGCGACGCTGCGGAACACCGCGCAGCCGACCATGCTCGGGGCCGGCTACAAGGTGAACGTGATCCCCGGCCAGGCCACCGCCCACGTGGACGGGCGCTACCTGCCCGGCTTCCGGGACGAGTTCCTGGCCGAGCTCGACGGCGTCCTCGGCCCGCGGGTGCGGCGGGAGACGGTGCACGCCGACAAGGCGCTGGAGACCGACTTCGACGGACGGCTGGTCGAGGCGATGCAGCAGGCCCTGGTCGCGGAGGA
The Streptacidiphilus albus JL83 genome window above contains:
- a CDS encoding carbohydrate-binding protein, encoding MRVGRRILHTALTVGSTFGLAVGGSVLALASAPSAQAATTCAAAWSPTTVYTAGQQASENGTEYTANYWTEGNDPATNNGGSGSGQPWTSDGACTGGSSGGGGGGGGGTGTGTGSVNGLLFSPYKDVTINMNWNTYQMQSAVTGSDLPVVGSGSLVSQYVPKLPALTLAFATGSCGSETWGGVSGADWAAENVPQLHAANLNYVVSTGGAAGTFTCASAAGMDSFIARYASPNLVGIDFDIEGGQSESDIQNLVAAAAGAQAQYPKLQFSFTLATLGASDGSYGGVNSLGNEVVQAVLGSSLKSYVINLMTMDYGNASSSVCVVSSGSCEMAQSAIQAVKNLEHTYGVPASKIAVTPMIGMNDATTETFTTADVDTLTSYAVSNGLAGLHYWSLDRDTPCSDTYASPTCNSLSSTTPLEYTDKFLSDLGD
- a CDS encoding SpoIIE family protein phosphatase, whose protein sequence is MANAWDSVGSADYGNGRAATGGSPGSALRPPILASWERCRQQGLDGRLAELPYLPDLDSEEQLLLASGPVVERLHSALAGTRQNVLLTDGSARVLMRRTAEASHSRGLDAVQLAPGFSYAEGVAGTNAIGTVLMEKRPCNVLGSEHFVDRLKSFTCSAAPIRDRITGAIRGVVDLTCLHRDSNPMMSALVREAAAAIEQRLFDQYGRREQELLESFLLAGGVGRGQARLGRGDLERLRDRAAELVARARADVVEVPLSHGRRAVLVCRPVDGPEGRTVLAVEANLGDGGTGRLRFGGALHPDAVGDSMREKLREPVREPVPESRRQAGRLLMFGDPAVSRHAVAARQRLALLCDAGLNIGTTLDMWVTAEEFTAAVVPRFTQYATVDLAAWVLDGDETAPAAALKLRRGAERTLHDAEGDPPHPTGQTVHYPPESPQLRCLRHERPVLDGELTDSRTDGPGRPGQGMRSALALPILARGAVLGVVTLYRCREAGPFHEDDLALAEELVARAALCLDNARRYAREHTLALTLQRSLLPRALPEQNAVEVAHRYLPAQESVGGDWYDVIPLSGGRVALVVGDVVGHGIHAAATMGRLRTAVRNFSALDLPADELLGHLDALVDSMDQEETDDHGHTGIIGATCLYVIYNPVTEYCTMASAGHLPPAVITGDGLVAFPDVHAGPPLGLGGSTFDAVEFALPADSRIVLYTDGLIEDRRQDIEAGLARLAVSLAGPRRSPEKLCEAVIRELLPEPSGDDVAVLVARARATDRRSLARWVVPIEPSAVAAVRAAATRQLLAWGLDDAVFTTELLVSELVTNAIRHATGPVELRLLRDRTLICEVADGSSVSPRLRRARMTDEGGRGLFLVAQLAQRWGTRYTSTGKVIWAEQPLPGPGPRPSA
- a CDS encoding Dyp-type peroxidase, with protein sequence MTESQPRSPQPRSSQPAPSVLAQPVVTPLTSAAIVLVLTVDRGGEAAVRSLLADLSGLERSVGSRLPEGGLACVAGLGSEVWDRLFDGPRPAELHPFRELRGERHHAPATPGDLVLHLRAPRTDACFELASQILTRLSGAVTVVDETHGFRYFDTRDLLGFVQGTENPTGRDALGSVLVGAEDPAFAGGSYLVVQKYRHDLTAWKALPVEEQERVVGRSKSDNIELPDGVKPADSHVALTSLTGPDGTARRILRETVPFGSFGRGEFGTYFIGYANSPAVTEQMLENMFVGRPAGRHDRLLDYSTAVTGTLCFVPSADFLDHLPDPPTAAAARPRPAAQPAPGAQPRPAAQPHPAAQPRGGAQPKPTPKPAPKPAPGPAPRPGPRPGPTPASMPRRAADHRR
- a CDS encoding M20/M25/M40 family metallo-hydrolase, giving the protein MTESSAVPAASPSFGESEVVDLCRDLIRMDTSNYGDGSGPGERVAAEYVAEKLAEFGLEPEIFESERGRATTIARIAGEDRSRPALLIHGHTDVVPANADDWTHHPFAGEVADGCVWGRGAVDMKDMDAMTLAVVRDRMRSGRKPPRDIVLAFLADEEAGGVFGAHHMVKKHRELFDGVTEAIGEVGGFSFTVNENLRLYLVETAEKGMEWMRLTVDGTAGHGSMTNKDNAITELCEAVARLGRHRFPVRITKSVRHFLDELSDALGVELDPEDMDTTLERLGGIAKLIGATLRNTAQPTMLGAGYKVNVIPGQATAHVDGRYLPGFRDEFLAELDGVLGPRVRRETVHADKALETDFDGRLVEAMQQALVAEDPIARAVPYCLSGGTDAKSFSELDIRCFGFAPLRLPPELDFAGMFHGVDERVPVDSLTFGVRVLDRFIDAC